In Roseisolibacter agri, a genomic segment contains:
- a CDS encoding AI-2E family transporter, giving the protein MTDPSAAAGAPGRRNVDLPPSGPVAQRPIAAPPLGQRERRTRNVGWRSRDVIRAAALVFGLYVLGQLLWFANSLVFVVFLGTLFGLAVGSAVDRLERFKIRRGVASAGVVFGSLGLLVLAGRLMAPTLTEQFAVLRGQIPAAIDRAEVWVNEHQSGVIGTVLRGATAPPAATTPAAATPGTPTPAPTTQPGTAARQQITDAARTQAQRAAGQAAAGQSKDAEGTAPSATESLKARLGSQLSGATRYLFPFLSSTLAVMGGLLLIIFLAIYIGAEPQLYHDGLMHLFPHRARKRAGEVLTEMATVLRKWLVVQLIAMVTIGVVTTVAMLVLKVKAAYALGFIAGLLEFIPTVGPILSAIPALAMGFVDGPEKAVAVLIAYWGIQFLENNLLIPWLMRGGMDLPPALTLVAQALMTLVFGFLGLMVAVPITAAILVPIKMLYVRDVVGDDVPLMSDGSEDDDEDDD; this is encoded by the coding sequence ATGACCGATCCGTCCGCCGCGGCCGGCGCCCCCGGCCGCCGCAACGTCGACCTGCCGCCGTCGGGCCCGGTCGCGCAGCGCCCCATCGCCGCGCCGCCCCTGGGCCAGCGCGAGCGGCGCACGCGCAACGTCGGCTGGCGCAGCCGCGACGTCATCCGCGCCGCGGCGCTGGTGTTCGGGCTCTACGTGCTGGGCCAGCTGCTCTGGTTCGCCAACTCGCTCGTCTTCGTCGTCTTCCTCGGCACCCTGTTCGGGCTCGCCGTGGGCTCGGCGGTCGACCGGCTGGAGCGGTTCAAGATCCGCCGCGGGGTCGCCTCGGCCGGCGTCGTCTTCGGGTCGCTCGGGCTGCTCGTCCTCGCCGGCCGGCTGATGGCCCCGACGCTCACCGAGCAGTTCGCGGTGCTGCGCGGCCAGATCCCGGCCGCGATCGATCGGGCCGAGGTGTGGGTGAACGAGCACCAGTCGGGCGTGATCGGGACCGTGCTGCGCGGGGCCACCGCGCCGCCGGCCGCCACCACGCCCGCCGCGGCCACGCCCGGCACGCCCACCCCCGCGCCGACCACGCAGCCTGGCACCGCCGCGCGGCAGCAGATCACGGACGCGGCGCGCACGCAGGCGCAGCGCGCGGCCGGCCAGGCGGCCGCCGGCCAGTCGAAGGACGCGGAGGGCACCGCGCCGTCGGCCACCGAGAGCCTGAAGGCGCGCCTCGGCTCCCAGCTCTCGGGCGCCACGCGCTACCTCTTCCCGTTCCTGTCGTCGACGCTGGCGGTGATGGGCGGCCTGCTGCTCATCATCTTCCTCGCGATCTACATCGGCGCGGAGCCGCAGCTCTACCACGACGGGTTGATGCACCTCTTCCCGCACCGCGCGCGCAAGCGCGCCGGCGAGGTGCTGACCGAGATGGCGACCGTGCTGCGCAAGTGGCTCGTCGTGCAGCTGATCGCGATGGTGACGATCGGCGTGGTGACGACGGTCGCGATGCTCGTGCTGAAGGTGAAGGCGGCGTACGCGCTCGGCTTCATCGCGGGATTGCTCGAGTTCATCCCGACGGTGGGCCCGATCCTCAGCGCGATCCCGGCGCTCGCGATGGGCTTCGTCGACGGCCCCGAGAAGGCGGTGGCGGTGCTGATCGCCTACTGGGGGATCCAGTTCCTCGAGAACAACCTGCTGATCCCGTGGCTGATGCGCGGCGGCATGGACCTGCCGCCGGCGCTGACGCTGGTCGCGCAGGCGCTCATGACGCTCGTCTTCGGCTTCCTCGGCCTGATGGTCGCGGTGCCGATCACCGCGGCGATCCTGGTGCCGATCAAGATGCTGTACGTGCGCGACGTGGTGGGCGACGACGTGCCGCTGATGTCCGACGGCAGCGAGGACGACGACGAGGACGACGACTAG
- a CDS encoding ribonuclease D, whose product MPKSASSANSSPSSDAVRYLDTPETADAFLRELRDVRELALDTEGASFHRFVDRIYLLQLTARTSDGTETSAILDPLAVGPLPALGALLEDPKVEVVFHDADYDLRLLHQDYGWHPRPLFDTRIAAQLLGLRAFGLAALLEREFGVKLDKKHQRADWSMRPLTADMLDYAAQDTRFLPELRDRLRHQLEKAGRLAWAEEEFARLEGTRWAEEDPSQAFMRLKGARDLNRRELALLRELVIWRDGVAASLDRATFRVAGNEVLLEIARRAPRTKDELASIKGVPRGSLDARGGEMLDAVKRGLAVPDAELPRFPRAPRWDRDPDFDARVSRLRGVRDDAAQRLDLDPGVLLSRERLEAVARKNPKTPDELAAMPELRRWQVAELGPALLEGLRAVDASVAGRGGAAPTAPAPTAAPQPAAEPTDDRSPYRDA is encoded by the coding sequence GTGCCGAAGTCCGCCTCCAGCGCCAACAGCTCGCCCTCGTCCGACGCGGTGCGCTACCTCGACACGCCCGAGACGGCGGACGCGTTCCTGCGCGAGCTGCGCGACGTGCGCGAGCTGGCGCTCGACACGGAGGGCGCGAGCTTCCACCGCTTCGTCGACCGCATCTACCTGCTGCAGCTGACGGCGCGGACGTCCGACGGCACCGAGACGAGCGCGATCCTCGACCCGCTCGCCGTGGGCCCGCTGCCCGCCCTCGGCGCGCTGCTGGAGGATCCGAAGGTCGAGGTGGTGTTCCACGACGCCGACTACGACCTGCGGCTGCTGCACCAGGACTACGGCTGGCATCCGCGGCCGCTGTTCGACACGCGCATCGCGGCGCAGCTCCTCGGGCTGCGCGCGTTCGGGCTGGCGGCGCTGCTGGAGCGCGAGTTCGGCGTGAAGCTGGACAAGAAGCACCAGCGCGCCGACTGGTCGATGCGGCCGCTCACCGCGGACATGCTGGACTACGCGGCGCAGGACACGCGCTTCCTCCCCGAGCTGCGCGACCGCCTGCGGCACCAGCTGGAGAAGGCGGGGCGCCTGGCGTGGGCGGAGGAGGAGTTCGCGCGGCTGGAGGGCACGCGCTGGGCGGAGGAGGACCCCTCGCAGGCGTTCATGCGGCTGAAGGGCGCGCGCGACCTCAATCGCCGCGAGCTGGCGCTGCTGCGCGAGCTGGTGATCTGGCGCGACGGCGTGGCCGCGTCGCTCGATCGCGCGACGTTCCGCGTCGCGGGCAACGAGGTGCTGCTGGAGATCGCGCGCCGCGCGCCGCGCACGAAGGACGAGCTGGCGTCGATCAAGGGCGTGCCGCGCGGCTCGCTGGACGCGCGCGGCGGCGAGATGCTGGACGCGGTGAAGCGCGGCCTCGCGGTGCCGGACGCCGAGCTGCCGCGCTTCCCGCGCGCGCCGCGCTGGGACCGCGATCCCGACTTCGACGCGCGCGTGTCGAGGCTCCGCGGCGTGCGCGACGACGCCGCGCAGCGGCTGGATCTCGATCCGGGCGTGCTGCTGTCGCGCGAGCGGCTGGAGGCGGTGGCGCGGAAGAACCCGAAGACGCCCGACGAGCTGGCGGCGATGCCCGAGCTGCGGCGGTGGCAGGTGGCGGAGCTGGGGCCCGCGCTGCTGGAGGGGCTGCGCGCGGTGGACGCGTCGGTCGCGGGGCGCGGAGGCGCGGCGCCCACCGCACCCGCTCCCACGGCGGCCCCACAGCCGGCCGCGGAGCCCACGGACGATCGCTCGCCGTACCGCGACGCCTGA
- a CDS encoding signal peptidase II — protein sequence MATVLPFDPHARRRTPATPATPPRGERERQERVVPIPVSRTADRVTALPTTRIAPAVAAAPAPLSERALAKRFFPLLALVAIADLVTKAIAVALLGGQESIALGGPLSLHLVYNTASAGGVWLGAHTRELNMVATGVVIGMLVMLVPVLARLDRHAPTALALMAGGGAGNLASLVSSPRGVPDFLALHHQDGAWIMNVADLFMFAGLLLLMRTIGVLVLAMRTHGPRQRTDAVLAPR from the coding sequence ATGGCCACCGTCCTGCCGTTCGACCCGCACGCGCGCCGCCGCACCCCCGCCACGCCGGCCACCCCGCCGCGCGGCGAGCGGGAGCGCCAGGAGCGCGTCGTCCCGATCCCGGTGAGCCGGACGGCGGACCGCGTCACCGCGCTGCCGACGACGCGGATCGCGCCAGCGGTGGCGGCGGCGCCGGCCCCGCTCTCGGAGCGCGCGCTGGCGAAGCGCTTCTTCCCGCTGCTGGCGCTGGTCGCGATCGCGGACCTCGTCACCAAGGCGATCGCCGTCGCCCTCCTCGGCGGCCAGGAGTCGATCGCGCTCGGCGGGCCGCTGTCGCTGCACCTCGTCTACAACACCGCGTCGGCCGGCGGCGTGTGGCTGGGGGCGCACACGCGCGAGCTGAACATGGTGGCGACCGGTGTCGTCATCGGGATGCTGGTGATGCTGGTGCCGGTGCTGGCGCGCCTCGATCGCCACGCGCCCACCGCGCTGGCGCTGATGGCCGGCGGCGGCGCGGGCAACCTCGCCAGCCTGGTGTCGTCGCCGCGCGGCGTCCCCGACTTCCTCGCGCTGCACCACCAGGACGGCGCGTGGATCATGAACGTCGCCGACCTCTTCATGTTCGCGGGGCTGCTGCTCCTGATGCGCACGATCGGCGTGCTGGTGCTGGCGATGCGCACGCACGGGCCGCGGCAGCGAACGGACGCGGTGCTCGCGCCGCGCTGA
- a CDS encoding metal-sulfur cluster assembly factor → MTPDDTPAPTPAPDAAAAAPSDAPATGAPAPTLDQVRLALRRVKDPELNLNIVDLGLVYDMAVEERTLRIDMSLTSPGCPSGPEIMGEAEQQLRSLPGVEDVVVNLVWSPPWSPERIEPRVRAYLGF, encoded by the coding sequence GTGACTCCCGACGACACTCCCGCGCCGACGCCGGCGCCCGATGCGGCAGCCGCCGCGCCTTCCGATGCTCCCGCCACGGGCGCTCCGGCGCCAACGCTCGACCAGGTGCGCCTGGCGCTGCGGCGCGTGAAGGACCCGGAGCTCAACCTCAACATCGTCGACCTCGGCCTGGTCTACGACATGGCGGTCGAGGAGCGCACGCTGCGCATCGACATGAGCCTCACGTCGCCGGGCTGCCCGTCGGGCCCCGAGATCATGGGCGAGGCGGAGCAGCAGCTGCGCTCCCTGCCGGGCGTCGAGGACGTGGTGGTGAACCTCGTCTGGTCGCCGCCCTGGTCGCCCGAGCGCATCGAGCCACGCGTCCGCGCCTACCTCGGCTTCTGA